Proteins from one Mycobacterium adipatum genomic window:
- a CDS encoding DUF7159 family protein — protein MDAVLGLSMTPRSLSVVVVGGGDEPVGSAHNAFELSVEGSDGRSATERATAAVEAIAAARGERLTSIGLTWSDDADAEASLLMESLTESGFDNVVPIRLPEATEALARGMADVIGCRTTAVCVIEPDAAIALIVHTGDGAVQTAVNHGIDSDESLVGWLSTVFARADWQPEALVVVGSAGGFDTVLPRLEEALSVPVFAPAEAPLALARGAALASTHSAGLPLDSSPLFSSEGSGRHAAVEARISPASILTGLLVAGVVSFVVSASVALAVELSPQQPQARPAVTAERVVDEVPAVRPSPSVALPSPPPPAAPVVAEPVEAVAPVVEPVVESVPPPEVNPVVDDALADGNTPADGPYVLQAPAAAPPPPVVAPPTMAGPPPVVGPVYDQPKKPLLQRIRDKLRIGGDDQPPPIIMNPPMG, from the coding sequence GTGGACGCGGTGCTCGGATTGTCGATGACACCACGGTCGCTGTCCGTGGTGGTCGTGGGCGGCGGCGATGAGCCGGTCGGCAGCGCACACAACGCCTTCGAGTTGTCGGTGGAGGGATCCGACGGCCGGTCGGCGACCGAACGGGCCACCGCCGCGGTGGAGGCGATCGCGGCTGCCCGCGGCGAACGGCTGACGTCCATCGGCCTCACCTGGAGTGACGATGCGGACGCCGAGGCGTCGCTGTTGATGGAGTCGCTGACCGAATCGGGGTTCGACAATGTGGTCCCGATCCGGTTGCCGGAGGCCACCGAGGCGCTGGCCCGCGGCATGGCCGACGTCATCGGCTGCCGCACCACCGCGGTCTGTGTCATCGAACCGGACGCCGCGATCGCCTTGATCGTGCACACCGGCGACGGTGCGGTGCAGACCGCGGTCAACCACGGGATCGATTCCGACGAGAGCCTCGTCGGTTGGCTGAGCACCGTGTTCGCCCGGGCCGACTGGCAGCCCGAAGCCCTGGTGGTGGTCGGCTCGGCCGGGGGGTTCGACACCGTGCTGCCGCGGTTGGAAGAGGCACTGTCGGTTCCGGTCTTCGCGCCCGCGGAGGCGCCGCTGGCGTTGGCTCGGGGTGCCGCGCTTGCCTCGACCCACAGTGCCGGGCTCCCACTGGACTCCAGCCCGCTGTTTTCCTCGGAGGGTAGCGGACGCCACGCGGCGGTCGAAGCCCGGATTTCGCCGGCCAGCATCCTGACCGGACTCCTGGTCGCCGGCGTCGTGAGCTTCGTGGTGTCGGCGTCGGTGGCGCTCGCCGTCGAGCTCTCGCCACAGCAGCCTCAGGCACGCCCGGCCGTCACCGCCGAGCGCGTCGTCGACGAGGTCCCGGCGGTGCGGCCGAGCCCGAGCGTCGCGCTCCCGTCGCCACCGCCGCCGGCGGCTCCGGTCGTCGCGGAGCCGGTCGAAGCCGTCGCGCCGGTGGTCGAACCCGTCGTGGAATCGGTGCCGCCGCCCGAGGTCAACCCCGTGGTGGACGATGCCCTGGCCGACGGGAATACCCCGGCCGACGGGCCCTATGTCTTGCAGGCCCCGGCCGCCGCGCCACCGCCGCCGGTGGTGGCGCCGCCGACAATGGCGGGCCCACCGCCCGTGGTGGGGCCGGTCTATGACCAGCCCAAGAAACCGCTGCTGCAGCGCATCAGGGATAAGCTGCGGATCGGTGGCGACGATCAACCGCCGCCGATCATCATGAATCCGCCGATGGGCTGA
- a CDS encoding L,D-transpeptidase — protein MNFRNVLATAGVAAVALLGSTATGVAAVSTPPQAVSVSPAPGDVVGVAYPVTVTFADPVRNRVQVERGITFSAGTVPAGTFDWLDDSTVRFTPTDFWPAHSSISVQAIGFKSSFDTGAQVVGVADISAHTYTVSIDGVVAREMPASMGKPGFATPIGRFTALGKESVVVMDSRTIGIPLDDPEGYKLTVYDAVRVTWGGVYVHGAPWSVSSQGYANVSHGCINLSPDNADWYYNNVSIGDPIIVQA, from the coding sequence ATGAACTTTCGGAATGTGCTCGCGACGGCGGGTGTCGCCGCGGTTGCGCTGCTGGGTTCGACGGCCACCGGCGTGGCGGCCGTGTCTACGCCGCCGCAGGCGGTTTCGGTTTCGCCCGCTCCCGGTGATGTCGTGGGGGTCGCCTATCCGGTGACCGTGACATTCGCCGATCCGGTCCGCAACCGCGTTCAGGTCGAACGCGGCATCACGTTCTCGGCCGGCACTGTCCCGGCCGGCACCTTTGACTGGCTGGACGACTCGACGGTGCGTTTCACACCGACCGACTTCTGGCCCGCGCACTCGAGCATCTCGGTCCAGGCGATCGGATTCAAGTCGTCGTTCGATACCGGCGCTCAGGTGGTCGGCGTCGCCGATATCAGCGCCCACACCTACACGGTGAGCATCGACGGAGTGGTCGCCAGAGAGATGCCCGCCTCGATGGGCAAGCCCGGGTTCGCCACCCCGATCGGCCGGTTCACCGCGCTGGGCAAGGAGAGCGTGGTGGTGATGGATTCGCGCACCATCGGCATCCCGCTGGATGATCCGGAGGGCTACAAGCTCACCGTCTACGACGCGGTCCGGGTGACCTGGGGTGGCGTGTACGTGCACGGGGCGCCATGGTCGGTCAGTTCACAGGGGTACGCGAACGTCAGCCACGGCTGCATCAATCTCAGCCCCGACAACGCCGACTGGTACTACAACAACGTCAGCATCGGTGACCCGATCATCGTGCAGGCCTAA
- a CDS encoding sterol desaturase family protein gives MSTRRGVTLADVGREFLRHPSPWMLTATLLAAAAARLAAGDWQVTDAAVPLVMLAVFPFVEWVIHVAILHWRPRRIAGLTVDPLLSRKHRDHHVEPREVALVFIPWQSLLWVLPLAVAIALVVFPSLGRGLTFLTSLALLGIAYEWCHYLIHTDYKPKSAVYRSIWRNHRQHHFKNEHYWFTVTSSGTADRVLGTYPDPGTVETSPTARHLHTRS, from the coding sequence ATGAGTACCCGACGAGGGGTGACGCTGGCCGACGTGGGGCGGGAGTTTCTGCGCCACCCGTCGCCGTGGATGCTCACCGCGACATTGCTCGCCGCGGCCGCCGCCCGGCTGGCCGCCGGCGACTGGCAGGTCACCGACGCCGCGGTACCGCTGGTGATGCTGGCGGTGTTCCCGTTCGTCGAGTGGGTGATCCACGTGGCGATCCTGCATTGGCGTCCGCGCCGGATCGCCGGCCTCACGGTGGATCCGCTGCTGTCGCGCAAGCATCGCGACCATCACGTCGAGCCGCGCGAGGTGGCGCTGGTGTTCATTCCCTGGCAGTCGCTGCTGTGGGTGCTGCCGCTGGCCGTGGCGATCGCGCTGGTCGTCTTCCCCAGCCTCGGACGCGGTCTCACCTTCTTGACATCCCTTGCGTTGCTCGGCATCGCATACGAATGGTGCCACTACCTGATCCACACCGACTACAAGCCGAAATCCGCGGTATACCGGTCGATCTGGCGAAACCACCGCCAGCACCATTTCAAGAACGAGCACTACTGGTTCACCGTCACCAGCAGTGGCACGGCCGACCGGGTGCTGGGCACCTACCCGGACCCGGGCACCGTCGAGACCTCACCGACGGCCCGACACCTGCACACCCGGTCGTGA
- a CDS encoding FadR/GntR family transcriptional regulator, whose translation MALQPVDRRSVPEDVFEQILAEVLSGEMKPGDSLPSERRLAEVLGVSRPAIREALKRLTSIGLVEIRQGDTTTVRDFRRHAGLDLLPRLLLQAGELDTTVVRSILETRLHNGPKVAELAAARRGPGLAALLDAAIEALSEDTDPLQRQRHALTFWDHLVDGADSIAFRLMYNTLRATYEPALPALAVMMAAEVDRPEAYRAIAEAVQRGDAEAAAAAARALLEPATTALLGALTELENHR comes from the coding sequence ATGGCGCTCCAACCGGTCGACCGGCGCTCGGTTCCCGAGGATGTCTTCGAACAGATCCTCGCCGAGGTGCTCAGCGGCGAGATGAAACCGGGCGATTCGCTGCCCAGCGAGCGTCGTCTCGCCGAGGTGCTCGGAGTCTCCCGGCCGGCCATACGGGAGGCCCTCAAACGGCTGACCTCGATCGGCCTCGTCGAGATCCGCCAGGGCGACACCACCACGGTGCGCGACTTCCGCAGGCACGCCGGCCTGGACCTACTCCCCCGGCTGCTGTTGCAGGCCGGTGAGCTGGACACCACCGTTGTGCGCTCCATCCTGGAAACCCGGCTGCACAACGGCCCCAAGGTGGCCGAACTCGCGGCGGCGCGGCGCGGGCCGGGGCTGGCCGCGCTGCTGGATGCGGCGATCGAGGCCCTCAGCGAGGACACCGATCCGCTGCAGCGCCAGCGCCACGCGCTCACCTTCTGGGACCACCTGGTCGACGGCGCGGACTCGATCGCGTTCCGGCTGATGTACAACACGCTGCGCGCGACCTACGAACCCGCGCTGCCGGCGCTGGCCGTCATGATGGCCGCCGAGGTCGACCGCCCGGAGGCCTATCGGGCGATCGCCGAGGCCGTGCAGCGCGGTGACGCCGAGGCGGCCGCGGCCGCCGCACGCGCCCTGCTGGAACCCGCCACCACCGCGCTGCTGGGCGCTCTCACCGAATTGGAGAACCACCGATGA
- a CDS encoding helix-turn-helix domain-containing protein, which yields MVRRPDLVETGAVAGIDLQTPPFGSLLRSWRQRRRLSQLDLALEADVSARHLSFIETGRATPSRAMVLRLAEALAVPAREQNQLLIAAGLAPAYSERAMDDPGMSAVRAGVDRVLNAYNPFPCLAVDRSWNVLQVNAGAAVMLDGVAAHLLAQPNALRISLHPDGLAPRIRNLAQWRHHVIGRLRREAAVSGSAQTAALLAEIESYPGGEDETADLGGVVVPLELVTTGGQLLRFLSTVTTFGTALDLTAAELSIEAFLPADGSTAEALR from the coding sequence TTGCTGCGCTCATGGCGGCAACGTCGCCGCCTGAGCCAGCTCGATCTCGCGTTGGAGGCCGACGTGTCGGCCCGACACCTCAGCTTCATCGAAACCGGCCGGGCCACACCCAGCCGGGCGATGGTGCTGCGGCTCGCCGAAGCACTCGCCGTGCCCGCGCGCGAGCAGAACCAACTGCTGATCGCTGCAGGGCTGGCACCCGCCTACTCGGAGCGCGCCATGGATGATCCCGGAATGTCCGCGGTGCGGGCCGGTGTCGATCGAGTCCTCAACGCGTACAACCCGTTTCCGTGCCTGGCCGTGGATCGCAGCTGGAACGTGCTGCAGGTCAACGCCGGAGCCGCGGTCATGCTGGACGGGGTGGCCGCGCACCTGCTGGCCCAGCCGAATGCGCTGCGGATCTCGCTGCATCCCGACGGTCTGGCCCCGCGGATCCGGAATCTGGCGCAGTGGCGTCACCATGTGATCGGACGTCTGCGGCGTGAGGCCGCGGTCAGCGGGTCGGCACAGACCGCCGCGCTCCTCGCCGAGATCGAGTCGTACCCGGGCGGCGAGGACGAGACCGCCGATCTGGGCGGGGTGGTGGTGCCGCTGGAACTCGTCACCACCGGTGGGCAGCTGCTGCGGTTCCTGAGCACCGTCACCACCTTCGGGACCGCGCTCGACCTCACCGCCGCCGAGCTCAGCATCGAGGCGTTTCTGCCCGCCGACGGCTCGACCGCCGAGGCGCTGCGCTGA